In a single window of the Acetivibrio clariflavus DSM 19732 genome:
- a CDS encoding EutP/PduV family microcompartment system protein, giving the protein MRRVMIIGSGGSGKSTLARQLGKILNIEVFHLDAIHWKPGWVETPLDEWKAIIDELTKKETWIIDGNYGDCTMETRIQAADTIIFLDFPRVVCLFRIIKRWLQNINKVRPDMGKGCAEKIDWKFLKWI; this is encoded by the coding sequence ATGCGAAGAGTTATGATTATTGGTTCTGGAGGTTCTGGAAAGTCAACTCTTGCCAGACAGTTAGGTAAAATATTAAATATTGAAGTGTTCCATCTTGACGCAATACACTGGAAACCAGGATGGGTTGAGACGCCTTTAGATGAATGGAAAGCAATCATTGATGAACTAACAAAGAAAGAAACTTGGATTATAGACGGAAATTATGGCGATTGTACGATGGAAACCCGCATTCAAGCAGCAGATACAATCATTTTTTTGGACTTTCCAAGAGTAGTTTGCTTATTTAGGATAATAAAAAGATGGCTCCAAAATATTAATAAAGTAAGACCCGATATGGGGAAAGGATGCGCGGAAAAAATTGATTGGAAATTCTTAAAATGGATTTAG
- the recR gene encoding recombination mediator RecR: MSVYAAPIARLIEELEKLPGIGHKTAQRLAFHILNMPVEKVERLVKSISDAKSKTKYCSICGNLTDSDVCSLCSSNNRDDSLICVVQDARDVAAMERIKEYKGLYHVLHGAISPMEGIGPDDIRIKELLIRLQNKDVKEVIIATNPNIEGEATAMYISKLLKPLGIKTTRIAHGVPVGGDLEYADEVTLAKALEGRREI, encoded by the coding sequence ATGAGTGTTTATGCAGCACCTATTGCAAGGCTTATTGAGGAGTTGGAGAAACTTCCCGGAATTGGGCATAAGACAGCACAGAGGCTTGCTTTTCATATATTGAATATGCCTGTGGAAAAGGTTGAAAGACTTGTAAAATCAATTAGTGATGCCAAGTCAAAAACAAAGTATTGCAGCATTTGCGGCAATTTAACTGATAGTGATGTATGTTCGCTGTGTAGTTCTAATAACAGAGACGATTCTTTAATATGTGTCGTTCAGGATGCCCGGGATGTTGCTGCTATGGAAAGAATTAAAGAGTATAAAGGGCTTTATCACGTTTTGCATGGGGCAATATCACCTATGGAAGGTATTGGTCCGGATGACATTAGGATTAAGGAACTTTTAATCAGACTTCAAAATAAGGATGTCAAAGAAGTTATTATCGCTACAAACCCTAATATTGAGGGTGAGGCAACTGCAATGTATATATCGAAGCTGCTAAAACCTTTGGGAATTAAAACGACAAGGATTGCCCACGGTGTACCTGTAGGCGGAGACTTGGAATATGCCGATGAAGTTACGTTGGCAAAGGCTTTAGAGGGAAGAAGAGAGATATAA
- a CDS encoding GNAT family N-acetyltransferase has product MKKEIPDKNLFMMCKKLNTCALAELPNGYHVRTCRRNELDIWKKMPFDDEKTAEQYSDYMTKYFNDVYASKEDLFFNKCLFVCDKNDTPIGTCFAWKAYDRITTIHWFKVVKEYEGLGIGRALLSVVMKSIPKDEYPVFLHTQPSSFRAIKLYSDFGFALLTDPVIGYRQNDLEECLPILKTYMFKEDFEKLQFAQAPENFLKAVKSTCINEF; this is encoded by the coding sequence ATGAAAAAAGAAATTCCCGACAAAAACCTATTTATGATGTGTAAAAAATTGAATACCTGTGCTCTTGCTGAGTTGCCAAATGGATATCATGTAAGAACTTGTAGAAGGAATGAATTAGATATATGGAAAAAGATGCCTTTTGATGATGAAAAGACTGCTGAGCAATATAGCGACTATATGACGAAATATTTCAATGATGTTTATGCAAGCAAAGAAGATTTGTTTTTTAATAAGTGTTTATTTGTTTGTGATAAAAATGATACTCCTATCGGGACGTGTTTTGCATGGAAGGCATACGATAGAATTACTACGATACATTGGTTTAAAGTTGTGAAAGAATACGAAGGATTGGGCATTGGAAGGGCACTGCTTTCCGTTGTTATGAAAAGTATTCCAAAGGATGAATATCCTGTTTTTCTTCATACACAGCCATCCAGTTTCCGAGCAATAAAACTGTATTCCGATTTTGGGTTTGCTTTACTAACAGACCCAGTAATCGGGTATAGACAAAATGATTTGGAAGAATGTTTGCCTATTTTAAAGACTTACATGTTTAAAGAGGATTTTGAAAAGTTACAGTTTGCACAGGCTCCTGAGAATTTTCTTAAAGCAGTAAAATCAACATGTATAAATGAGTTTTAA
- a CDS encoding class I SAM-dependent methyltransferase has translation MKVEDYNVVKNDFNEISELDDPKWNHNNCYFKQLMKLIPDNANTCLDIGCGKGELSFMLSQKSKRVIAVDLADKMIERAKILHANKNIEYICGNILDMKFENNSLDVIITTATAHHFPYEWLLSFAKDKLKKGGKLIILDLVKAKSLTDYIIWGSAFFPNIVMNFIKNGRLKKDDEHAKEVWERHGRHDTYMTMDEIRSLANKHIPTAKIQRKLFWRYLLVWQK, from the coding sequence ATGAAGGTGGAAGATTATAATGTTGTGAAAAATGATTTTAATGAAATATCAGAACTTGATGACCCAAAATGGAATCATAATAACTGTTATTTCAAACAACTCATGAAACTTATTCCAGATAATGCTAATACTTGCCTTGACATCGGCTGCGGTAAAGGTGAACTCTCATTTATGCTGTCCCAAAAATCTAAAAGAGTAATAGCAGTTGACCTTGCAGATAAGATGATTGAAAGGGCAAAGATTTTACATGCAAATAAAAACATAGAGTATATTTGCGGAAACATTCTTGATATGAAATTTGAAAACAATAGCCTTGATGTCATTATAACAACAGCCACAGCACATCATTTTCCTTATGAGTGGCTTCTTAGTTTTGCAAAGGATAAACTTAAAAAAGGCGGTAAACTCATTATATTAGACCTTGTAAAAGCAAAATCATTAACTGATTATATTATATGGGGCAGTGCCTTTTTTCCTAACATAGTAATGAATTTTATAAAAAATGGCAGGCTTAAAAAAGACGATGAACATGCAAAAGAAGTTTGGGAAAGGCATGGTAGACATGATACTTATATGACGATGGATGAAATAAGGTCATTAGCAAATAAACATATACCGACAGCAAAAATTCAAAGAAAACTTTTTTGGAGATATTTATTGGTATGGCAAAAGTAA
- the dnaX gene encoding DNA polymerase III subunit gamma/tau translates to MSYLALYRKWRPMVFEDVVEQEHVVKTLKNSILAGRIAHAYLFCGTRGTGKTTMAKIFSRAINCLNSTDGDPCNECEICKGILNGSLLDVIEIDAASNNSVDNVREIRDEVVYAPSKARYKVYIIDEVHMLSTGAFNALLKTLEEPPSHVVFILATTEPHKLPATILSRCQRFDFRRIPVESIVKRIRYIAENSGVSIEEEGLRLIARMSDGALRDAISILDQCISLGNKHLTYEDVLSIVGIVNNTFVADVVDAINAKEVDRVLQFINVLVMDGKNITQFVSDLILYYRNLLICSTSKNPEEIVEASKDMIERMKEQCKSLSHLEITSIIKELSALENTMRWSNHARILLEVALIKLCETKVDLNDAGMTERLDFLEKKINHLLESGVEVNSKKSKDCNAGGKKEDDMGESSADGTKSDIEVEAHLENLAGNLEGMDIWNDVLNDLKQDGKMALYSYLLDTKAIQINNRIVGIVFPKGRSIFKINVSKSENAEILENYISKRLGREIRIKCLDSEEIVDREESSDKEYDEFVEKAKAIAEELNAPLEIVDE, encoded by the coding sequence ATGTCTTATTTGGCTCTTTACAGGAAATGGCGTCCAATGGTTTTTGAAGATGTTGTGGAACAGGAGCATGTTGTAAAAACCCTGAAAAATAGTATTTTGGCTGGAAGAATTGCCCATGCCTATTTGTTTTGCGGTACAAGGGGTACAGGTAAGACCACTATGGCTAAAATATTTTCAAGAGCCATTAACTGTTTAAATTCTACAGACGGAGATCCCTGTAATGAATGTGAGATTTGCAAGGGTATACTGAACGGTAGCTTGCTGGATGTGATTGAAATAGATGCGGCCTCAAACAATAGTGTTGATAATGTCAGAGAAATAAGGGATGAAGTGGTATACGCACCTTCGAAAGCCCGATATAAAGTCTATATAATAGACGAGGTTCACATGCTGTCTACCGGTGCGTTCAATGCTCTTCTGAAAACTTTGGAAGAACCTCCAAGTCACGTAGTATTTATTCTTGCTACCACTGAACCTCACAAGCTGCCTGCAACCATATTGTCAAGATGCCAGAGATTTGACTTTAGAAGAATTCCTGTTGAGAGTATTGTAAAAAGAATCAGGTATATTGCGGAAAACAGCGGTGTGAGCATTGAAGAGGAAGGGTTGAGGCTGATAGCCAGAATGTCCGACGGAGCGTTAAGAGACGCTATAAGCATTTTGGATCAGTGTATTTCCCTTGGGAATAAGCATTTGACCTATGAAGATGTGTTGTCCATTGTAGGTATAGTTAATAATACATTTGTTGCAGACGTAGTTGATGCAATTAATGCAAAAGAAGTGGATAGGGTATTGCAGTTTATAAATGTATTGGTTATGGATGGGAAAAACATTACCCAGTTTGTATCGGATTTAATATTATACTACAGAAACCTGTTGATTTGCAGTACAAGCAAGAATCCCGAGGAAATAGTTGAGGCATCAAAAGATATGATAGAAAGGATGAAAGAGCAGTGCAAGAGCCTTTCGCATCTGGAGATAACTTCCATTATTAAAGAGCTGTCAGCACTTGAGAATACTATGAGATGGTCAAACCATGCAAGGATTTTGCTTGAGGTAGCTCTTATAAAACTGTGTGAAACCAAAGTTGATTTAAATGATGCCGGAATGACGGAGAGATTGGACTTTCTTGAAAAGAAAATCAACCACTTGCTTGAAAGCGGAGTTGAGGTGAATTCTAAGAAATCTAAAGATTGCAATGCCGGCGGTAAAAAGGAAGATGACATGGGTGAATCTTCAGCAGATGGTACAAAGTCTGATATAGAAGTTGAAGCCCATCTTGAAAATCTGGCTGGTAATCTGGAAGGTATGGATATATGGAATGATGTATTGAACGATTTAAAGCAAGATGGGAAAATGGCTTTATATTCTTATCTTTTAGATACAAAAGCAATACAGATAAACAATAGAATTGTAGGAATTGTCTTTCCGAAAGGTAGAAGCATTTTTAAAATTAATGTATCAAAAAGCGAAAATGCAGAAATCCTGGAGAATTATATATCAAAGAGATTGGGAAGAGAAATTAGAATTAAATGCCTTGATAGCGAAGAGATTGTTGATAGAGAGGAATCATCAGACAAGGAATATGATGAATTTGTTGAAAAAGCAAAAGCTATTGCAGAAGAACTTAATGCACCTTTGGAAATTGTGGACGAGTAA
- a CDS encoding DUF2339 domain-containing protein, protein MSITDNLENILETQKETVLQLEKELKILANNDLTKENALLKKENAVLKEENEKIKLELIAVKDENARIKNALYVQIYSEKLKILNLSAKKLDIYFRTNREQGINKLNQFERDIRLRIDQINRELQKNQIDLSDEIYDQLNNLSVALDQKIRQIKLKYSKDNEALSKNAKQEFEALKNEQISEEQINAIAKKNNIEAFIGQNLINKIGIFLIVIGVIAASQYTYTRLNDILKGISMFALGSIMLVIGEILNRKKPNVFSLGVTSGGIAILYVATSISYFGLKILPMYPALVICLLITAVSFLLSLRYNSQTIAAFALIGGYLPIFSISSNLIMIYGAMVYFMVLNLFALGISFKKKWQISSFIGLILNIFGTLYIVNSTIYRIEKLPFGINHIVLIAYIASAFLNYTAIPVISTYKTSKRFKKADVVLLGINTFISSLIMYSTFYRFELDTFTGLLSLLFAVVYLFMWKIVEIKFNGEKHAAALFYLTGLTFAVLVVPFQFGKAWVSLGWLVEGVLLTTYGILKREKRFKRSGFVINYICLASFLLLDLLLQVDDLFAYKYFAITLGSFIILGAYMYRNEPFGNFEKAYKYAVVVNLWFYAIYTCGKISDLLDKILPYTPGISDALSFTILIAETFLIAYGILRIKRLADAGTKVISYLLYFIGALMTLAFNCDYMFTYSGEGDIPLIMVGIGTLILILANLLAVFAVNDLIKGFVMEGKMKVEWYPLLISAFFVLLLTQNLTVQLGLEFSNMAFSIIYAVTAFLWIVFGFVKRYTLIRRFGLGLAILSVVKLFLIDLSYLTVGYKIVAYFALGISLVAISFVYQYFIKKLENIDNAKNYSESSTDNL, encoded by the coding sequence ATGTCAATAACAGATAATTTGGAAAATATTTTAGAGACTCAAAAAGAAACTGTCCTGCAATTGGAGAAGGAACTCAAAATTCTTGCGAATAATGATTTGACAAAGGAAAACGCATTACTGAAAAAGGAAAATGCTGTACTTAAAGAAGAGAATGAAAAAATTAAACTTGAGTTAATAGCAGTTAAAGATGAAAATGCACGCATTAAGAATGCACTTTATGTGCAAATATACAGCGAAAAATTGAAAATACTTAATTTATCGGCCAAGAAATTGGACATTTATTTCCGGACAAATCGTGAGCAGGGAATTAATAAGCTTAATCAATTTGAGCGAGATATACGTTTACGTATTGATCAAATAAATAGAGAGCTTCAGAAAAACCAGATTGACTTAAGTGATGAGATATATGACCAACTGAATAACTTATCTGTTGCTTTAGATCAAAAAATACGACAGATAAAATTGAAATATTCAAAGGATAACGAAGCTTTGTCCAAAAATGCAAAACAAGAGTTTGAGGCTCTGAAAAATGAACAGATCAGCGAAGAGCAAATAAATGCTATAGCTAAAAAGAACAATATAGAAGCTTTTATAGGCCAAAATCTCATAAATAAAATCGGTATATTTCTTATTGTAATAGGCGTGATAGCTGCATCCCAATATACTTATACAAGACTTAACGATATACTGAAGGGCATTAGTATGTTTGCTTTAGGCAGTATTATGCTTGTAATAGGCGAGATTCTTAACAGGAAAAAGCCCAATGTTTTTTCACTGGGTGTTACATCCGGCGGTATAGCTATTCTTTATGTTGCTACATCGATAAGTTATTTTGGACTGAAGATATTGCCCATGTATCCGGCACTTGTTATATGTTTGCTGATTACTGCGGTTTCCTTCCTGCTTTCATTAAGATACAATTCTCAAACTATTGCTGCTTTTGCTCTGATAGGTGGATACCTGCCCATATTTTCAATAAGCAGCAACTTAATAATGATATATGGTGCAATGGTATACTTCATGGTTCTAAACCTGTTTGCCCTCGGAATTTCTTTTAAGAAGAAATGGCAGATATCTTCTTTCATAGGTTTAATTTTGAACATATTCGGAACACTGTATATAGTAAATAGCACAATTTATCGGATTGAAAAGCTTCCTTTCGGAATTAATCATATAGTATTGATAGCTTATATTGCTTCAGCATTCTTGAATTATACTGCGATACCCGTTATATCTACATATAAAACATCAAAAAGGTTTAAAAAAGCCGATGTGGTTTTGCTGGGTATAAATACTTTTATAAGCTCACTTATAATGTATTCCACATTTTACCGTTTTGAACTTGACACATTCACAGGTCTTCTTTCCCTTTTGTTTGCTGTAGTCTATTTATTTATGTGGAAAATAGTTGAAATAAAATTTAATGGAGAAAAGCACGCGGCAGCACTTTTTTACCTTACCGGATTGACCTTTGCAGTTCTTGTTGTACCCTTCCAGTTTGGTAAAGCGTGGGTCAGCTTGGGATGGCTTGTTGAAGGAGTGTTACTAACAACCTATGGAATTCTGAAAAGAGAAAAAAGGTTTAAAAGAAGCGGGTTTGTTATAAATTATATATGTTTGGCATCATTTCTTTTACTGGATCTTTTATTACAGGTAGATGATCTCTTTGCATACAAATATTTTGCAATAACATTGGGAAGCTTTATAATACTGGGTGCCTATATGTATAGAAATGAACCCTTCGGGAATTTTGAAAAAGCGTACAAGTATGCAGTTGTGGTAAATCTTTGGTTTTATGCTATATATACCTGCGGAAAAATATCGGATTTATTGGATAAGATATTGCCATATACACCGGGCATAAGTGATGCGCTGAGTTTTACTATTTTAATAGCCGAAACTTTTCTTATTGCTTATGGAATATTGCGGATAAAACGTTTGGCAGATGCGGGGACAAAAGTTATTTCGTATTTGCTGTATTTTATAGGAGCTTTGATGACCCTTGCGTTTAACTGTGATTATATGTTTACTTACTCAGGAGAAGGCGATATACCTTTAATTATGGTAGGGATAGGTACATTAATTTTGATACTTGCCAACTTGTTGGCTGTATTTGCGGTAAATGATCTAATAAAGGGTTTTGTCATGGAGGGGAAGATGAAAGTAGAATGGTATCCTTTGTTAATATCTGCTTTCTTTGTCCTTTTACTGACACAAAACCTTACCGTACAGTTGGGCTTAGAGTTTTCTAATATGGCTTTTAGCATCATATATGCGGTAACAGCCTTTCTATGGATTGTTTTCGGGTTTGTAAAAAGGTATACTTTAATCCGAAGGTTTGGTCTGGGTCTTGCGATATTGTCGGTTGTAAAGCTGTTTTTGATTGATTTGTCCTATTTGACTGTGGGGTATAAAATCGTAGCCTATTTTGCCCTTGGGATATCACTGGTGGCAATATCCTTTGTCTATCAGTATTTTATAAAGAAGCTCGAAAACATTGATAATGCAAAGAATTATAGTGAAAGTTCTACCGATAATTTATAA
- a CDS encoding YbaB/EbfC family nucleoid-associated protein, producing the protein MAKGGFPGFGANMSNLVKQAQKMQKDMERLQEELKDKTVEASAGGGAVTVVITGRKELKEIIIKPEVVDPDDVEMLQDLIVAAVNEAMRKADDMVNSEMNKITGGLGGIPGLF; encoded by the coding sequence ATGGCAAAAGGCGGATTTCCAGGTTTTGGTGCAAATATGAGCAACCTTGTGAAGCAGGCTCAAAAGATGCAGAAAGATATGGAGAGGCTTCAGGAAGAATTGAAAGACAAGACTGTCGAGGCGTCTGCCGGTGGTGGAGCAGTTACAGTTGTTATAACGGGAAGAAAGGAATTGAAGGAAATTATTATCAAACCGGAAGTTGTTGATCCCGATGATGTTGAGATGCTTCAGGACCTTATTGTGGCAGCAGTTAATGAAGCCATGAGAAAAGCTGATGATATGGTTAATTCAGAAATGAACAAGATAACAGGCGGTTTAGGTGGTATTCCCGGACTGTTCTAA
- a CDS encoding DUF4037 domain-containing protein has product MVYDTKKIIDTLISNISELSEVQSIGISGSKTSLPRAGEGDIDIFIYCDMIPNLEKRQAIINQLGNQIQESKINIFEGGHWGIGDFVLVNGIETWLMYFTVNETLTDVESILNGEYPDKLDNYYYPIGRCAMLKNINVLCDKSNFLDDLKKRLSNYPDKLRKILIQYHLDELEDTEDLQRAVARKDVLFYHFAMDIAIDHFLQALFAINRTYFPSRKRTLDFIEIFNIKPERCNEKLLEVIKLGSFSEGINQSFTIWSNMVNELKKLSNI; this is encoded by the coding sequence ATGGTTTATGATACAAAGAAAATTATAGATACATTAATAAGTAATATTTCAGAATTGAGTGAAGTTCAATCAATCGGAATAAGTGGTAGTAAGACTTCTCTTCCAAGGGCAGGAGAAGGGGATATTGATATTTTTATATATTGCGATATGATACCTAATCTTGAAAAAAGACAAGCCATAATAAATCAGTTGGGTAACCAGATACAGGAAAGTAAAATAAATATCTTTGAAGGGGGACATTGGGGAATAGGAGATTTCGTGCTTGTAAACGGTATTGAAACTTGGTTAATGTATTTTACAGTAAACGAAACCTTAACTGATGTAGAATCTATACTCAATGGCGAATATCCAGATAAATTGGATAATTACTACTATCCAATAGGGCGATGTGCCATGTTGAAAAATATCAATGTTTTATGCGATAAAAGCAATTTTTTAGATGACTTAAAAAAAAGATTATCCAATTACCCAGATAAATTAAGAAAGATACTTATACAATATCATTTAGATGAACTTGAAGATACCGAAGATTTACAACGTGCTGTAGCCAGAAAAGATGTACTGTTTTATCATTTTGCAATGGATATAGCAATTGACCATTTCCTTCAAGCGTTATTTGCTATTAATAGAACCTATTTTCCAAGCCGAAAAAGAACACTTGATTTTATTGAAATCTTCAATATTAAACCCGAAAGATGTAATGAAAAATTATTAGAAGTTATTAAGTTAGGTAGTTTTTCAGAAGGAATTAATCAATCTTTTACAATATGGAGCAACATGGTTAATGAACTAAAGAAATTGAGTAATATTTAG
- a CDS encoding pyridoxamine 5'-phosphate oxidase family protein, whose amino-acid sequence MFREMRRKKQLLSKEKTIEILKSCTSGVLGVVGDDGYPYTVPVSYALKDDKIFIHSAKEGHKIDSIKRNDKVSFCVIGKDEVIQKTFTTHFRSVSIFGRARILTDDSEKRYALESLIEKYSPDYIEEGQQEIERAWDRVCLIEVKIEHMTGKAAIEIINSRK is encoded by the coding sequence ATGTTCAGGGAAATGAGAAGAAAGAAACAATTATTATCCAAAGAAAAGACAATTGAGATTCTAAAGTCATGCACTTCTGGAGTTTTAGGTGTAGTTGGCGACGATGGTTACCCGTATACTGTTCCAGTAAGTTACGCTTTAAAAGACGATAAAATATTTATTCATAGCGCAAAAGAAGGGCATAAGATTGACAGTATAAAAAGGAATGATAAGGTGTCATTTTGTGTAATAGGAAAAGACGAAGTAATACAAAAAACTTTTACTACTCATTTTAGAAGTGTTTCTATCTTTGGCAGAGCAAGGATTCTTACAGACGACTCTGAGAAACGCTATGCTCTCGAAAGTTTAATTGAAAAATATTCGCCTGACTATATTGAAGAAGGACAGCAGGAAATCGAAAGAGCATGGGATAGAGTATGTTTAATTGAAGTCAAAATCGAACATATGACAGGTAAAGCCGCTATAGAAATTATTAATAGTAGGAAGTAA
- a CDS encoding ATP-dependent RecD-like DNA helicase yields the protein MITFEGIIEEIIFSNEINGYTVCELRGEKETITAVGFMPFINVGEMIKVSGNWITHPDYGEQLKVELYEKILPKTVEAIETYLASGLIKGVGPASAKKIVKRFGEDTINIIEFHPERLSEIKGISHEKALRIGHAYHEQKELRNVVMFFQEYGISPTYCAKIYQIYGKDTIEVIRNNPYKLSDEAIGINFKTADRIAKSIGIDPKSKFRICSGIKYVLSHIAMDGHTFAEEDKLKDYTSKLLDVDLDNINDALISLLLDKSIYIERNETSSRVYLSAFYNAEAGVARKLAQLSSVRFEGDLSDFDEKISEVQKKEGIILTQNQKDAIREALINGVLIITGGPGTGKTTIIKSIINFLINEGYEVLLAAPTGRAAKRMTEATGFEAKTIHRLLEMGYASKDDELVFARNEDNPIDADVVIIDEMSMVDILLMNHLLKAIEIGTRLILVGDVDQLPSVGPGKVLQDLINSDVIKTVRLKEIFRQAEESYIIVNAHRINNGEKPLLNNKEKDFFFVTRNSPEDIVKTIVDLCVRRIPCAYGFEPMKEIQVLTPVRKGLVGVGNLNTELQALLNPKDKSKKEKVFRDFLFREGDRVMQIKNNYNLRWWKDDGKGSEGAGVFNGDTGIIREIDDEEQKIVVFFDDDKVVEYDFSILDELEPAFAMTIHKSQGSEFPVVIIPIFPGPQVLMTRNLLYTAVTRAKNLVVLVGNKDYLDVMINNERETNRNSGLAEKLRVCFGI from the coding sequence TTGATTACTTTTGAGGGAATAATTGAAGAAATTATATTTTCAAATGAAATAAACGGTTATACAGTATGCGAGCTTAGAGGTGAAAAGGAGACTATAACAGCCGTTGGATTTATGCCCTTTATCAATGTGGGAGAGATGATTAAGGTGTCAGGGAATTGGATAACTCACCCTGACTATGGAGAGCAGCTTAAAGTTGAACTATATGAAAAAATACTTCCTAAAACCGTTGAAGCTATAGAGACATATCTTGCATCAGGGCTTATAAAGGGAGTAGGTCCGGCGAGTGCAAAGAAGATTGTTAAAAGATTTGGGGAAGATACTATAAATATTATTGAGTTTCATCCCGAGAGATTATCCGAAATAAAGGGCATAAGCCACGAAAAAGCTTTGAGAATCGGACATGCTTATCATGAGCAAAAAGAACTAAGGAATGTAGTAATGTTCTTTCAGGAATACGGTATCAGTCCGACATACTGTGCAAAGATATACCAGATTTATGGCAAAGACACTATAGAAGTAATCCGGAATAATCCATACAAACTATCCGATGAAGCAATAGGCATTAATTTTAAAACTGCCGACAGAATTGCAAAGAGTATCGGTATAGATCCAAAATCGAAATTCAGAATTTGCAGCGGTATAAAATATGTTTTGTCTCATATTGCAATGGACGGGCATACTTTTGCAGAAGAGGACAAGCTGAAAGATTATACATCCAAACTGCTGGACGTAGACTTGGATAATATTAATGACGCTTTAATAAGTTTGTTACTGGACAAATCAATATATATAGAAAGAAACGAGACTTCTTCAAGAGTATATTTAAGTGCTTTTTACAATGCTGAAGCAGGTGTTGCCAGAAAACTTGCCCAACTTTCCAGTGTTAGATTTGAAGGAGATTTAAGCGATTTCGATGAGAAAATATCTGAGGTTCAAAAAAAAGAGGGAATTATACTTACACAAAATCAAAAAGATGCCATAAGAGAAGCTTTGATAAATGGAGTGCTTATTATTACCGGGGGACCGGGTACCGGAAAGACCACTATTATTAAAAGTATAATCAACTTTTTGATAAATGAAGGCTATGAAGTTTTGCTTGCAGCACCAACGGGCAGAGCTGCAAAGAGAATGACAGAAGCCACGGGGTTTGAAGCAAAAACTATTCACAGGCTTTTGGAGATGGGTTATGCCTCAAAGGATGACGAATTGGTGTTTGCAAGAAACGAAGATAATCCTATAGATGCCGATGTTGTTATTATTGACGAGATGTCGATGGTTGACATACTCCTAATGAACCATTTGCTTAAAGCCATTGAAATTGGGACAAGACTGATATTGGTAGGAGATGTGGACCAGCTTCCTTCGGTGGGACCGGGAAAGGTTTTACAGGATTTGATAAATAGTGATGTGATAAAGACGGTCAGATTGAAAGAAATATTCAGACAGGCTGAAGAAAGCTATATAATTGTCAACGCCCACAGAATTAACAATGGAGAGAAGCCTTTATTGAATAATAAGGAGAAGGATTTCTTCTTTGTGACAAGAAATTCGCCGGAAGATATTGTAAAGACCATTGTTGACCTTTGTGTCAGGAGAATACCCTGTGCCTATGGTTTTGAACCTATGAAAGAAATTCAGGTTCTAACCCCTGTAAGAAAAGGACTTGTGGGAGTAGGAAATCTTAATACGGAACTCCAGGCATTGCTGAATCCTAAGGACAAAAGTAAAAAAGAGAAAGTTTTTAGAGATTTCCTTTTCAGAGAAGGCGATAGGGTAATGCAGATAAAAAATAACTATAATCTTAGATGGTGGAAAGATGACGGCAAAGGCAGCGAAGGTGCCGGAGTTTTTAATGGCGACACCGGAATAATCAGAGAAATAGACGACGAAGAACAAAAAATAGTTGTATTTTTTGACGATGATAAAGTAGTGGAATATGACTTCAGTATACTGGACGAGCTGGAGCCTGCTTTTGCTATGACTATTCACAAAAGTCAAGGATCGGAGTTTCCGGTTGTCATAATTCCTATATTTCCGGGGCCTCAGGTTCTGATGACGAGAAATCTGCTTTATACGGCTGTTACAAGGGCTAAAAACCTTGTAGTACTTGTAGGGAATAAAGATTATTTGGATGTAATGATAAATAATGAAAGGGAGACAAACAGAAATTCCGGCCTGGCAGAAAAACTTAGAGTATGTTTTGGTATTTAA